One Corynebacterium efficiens YS-314 DNA segment encodes these proteins:
- a CDS encoding fumarylacetoacetate hydrolase family protein codes for MRFGRIAAPEGMCFCTIEGDGDDIANLTAKEIEGTPFTEIKHTGREWPLKDVRLLAPMLPSKVVAIGRNYADHVAEVFKESAEHLPPTLFLKPPTSVTGPGAPIRIPSFATKVEFEGELAVVIGKPCKNVKAADWKSVVLGFTIVNDVSSRDLQFADGQWARAKGIDTFCPLGPWIESDIDNFDLDNLPIKARLTHDGVTELKQDSNSIQMIMKMGEIIEFITASMTLLPGDVICTGSPAGTEAMVDGDFIEIEIPGLGKLGNPVEDA; via the coding sequence ATGCGTTTTGGACGAATTGCCGCCCCAGAGGGAATGTGTTTCTGCACCATCGAGGGCGACGGAGATGATATCGCCAACCTGACCGCCAAGGAGATTGAGGGAACCCCCTTCACCGAGATCAAGCACACCGGCCGCGAATGGCCACTGAAGGATGTCCGTCTGCTCGCGCCGATGCTGCCGAGCAAGGTCGTCGCGATCGGCCGTAACTACGCCGACCACGTCGCCGAGGTGTTCAAGGAGTCCGCCGAGCACCTGCCGCCGACCCTGTTCCTCAAGCCCCCGACATCCGTCACTGGCCCGGGTGCGCCGATCCGCATCCCGAGCTTTGCCACCAAGGTTGAGTTCGAGGGTGAACTCGCCGTGGTCATCGGCAAGCCGTGCAAGAATGTCAAGGCTGCAGACTGGAAGTCTGTTGTGCTCGGCTTCACCATCGTCAACGATGTCTCCTCCCGTGACCTCCAGTTCGCCGACGGCCAGTGGGCACGCGCGAAGGGCATCGACACCTTCTGCCCGCTCGGCCCCTGGATCGAATCCGACATCGACAACTTCGACTTGGACAACCTGCCCATCAAGGCACGTCTCACCCACGACGGCGTCACCGAGCTCAAGCAGGATTCCAACTCCATCCAGATGATCATGAAGATGGGCGAGATCATCGAGTTCATCACCGCCTCCATGACCCTGCTGCCGGGCGATGTCATCTGCACCGGTTCCCCGGCGGGCACCGAGGCCATGGTCGACGGCGACTTCATCGAGATCGAGATTCCGGGTCTGGGCAAGCTGGGCAACCCGGTCGAGGACGCCTGA
- a CDS encoding class I SAM-dependent methyltransferase, whose product MADHHEHHEHGHRGPGHLATPEEADARYTSAERVWSGNPNQALVSYLGGEPARGTALDIGCGEGADLIWLAEQGWRATGIDFAPTAVRRARELVDASLTAPDRPEVFEVSFTEFAIESGRQFDLVTCSYGQIPANETSMAQLENLVAPGGILFITHHDLESESVALPRWIADHLSDEFTVTVLENFERDVRSGAGAHHKDDVVLRAEKKQAS is encoded by the coding sequence ATGGCCGACCACCACGAGCACCACGAGCACGGCCACCGGGGCCCGGGCCATCTGGCCACCCCGGAGGAGGCGGATGCCCGGTACACCTCCGCCGAGCGGGTGTGGAGCGGGAACCCGAACCAGGCGCTGGTCAGCTACCTGGGTGGGGAACCTGCCCGTGGCACCGCGCTCGACATCGGGTGCGGTGAGGGCGCTGACCTCATCTGGTTGGCCGAGCAGGGCTGGCGGGCAACCGGCATCGACTTCGCGCCCACCGCGGTCCGACGCGCCCGGGAGCTTGTCGACGCCTCACTCACCGCCCCCGACCGCCCCGAGGTGTTCGAGGTGTCCTTCACCGAGTTCGCCATCGAATCAGGCCGCCAGTTCGATCTGGTGACCTGCTCCTACGGGCAGATCCCGGCGAATGAGACCTCCATGGCACAGTTGGAGAACCTCGTCGCACCGGGCGGTATCCTGTTCATCACCCACCATGACCTCGAATCCGAGTCCGTGGCCCTGCCCCGGTGGATCGCCGATCACTTAAGTGACGAGTTCACCGTCACCGTGCTGGAGAACTTCGAACGCGATGTGCGCAGCGGTGCCGGTGCCCACCACAAGGATGATGTGGTGCTGCGTGCGGAGAAGAAGCAGGCGTCCTAG
- a CDS encoding NADH-quinone oxidoreductase subunit K — translation MTEVISAISIVQWYLGLAVMLLVTGLVRMLLVEDRVARLVAMNVVGSGSLLVLVALGARSDPADPVLSALVITGLVITVAFTGVGAVLIRRIEGLRTTEGTEHTGQTETRRGEEAQ, via the coding sequence GTGACCGAGGTGATCTCCGCGATCAGCATTGTCCAGTGGTATCTGGGTCTGGCGGTGATGCTTCTCGTCACCGGTCTGGTCCGGATGCTGCTGGTGGAGGACCGGGTGGCCCGGCTGGTTGCGATGAATGTCGTCGGGTCCGGATCCCTACTCGTGTTGGTGGCACTGGGGGCCCGTTCCGACCCCGCCGATCCCGTCCTGTCGGCCCTCGTGATCACCGGTCTGGTCATCACGGTGGCGTTCACGGGGGTCGGGGCGGTGCTCATCCGCCGCATCGAGGGACTCAGAACCACCGAAGGCACAGAGCACACCGGGCAGACAGAGACCCGGCGGGGAGAGGAGGCGCAGTGA
- a CDS encoding DUF2975 domain-containing protein, whose product MNPRILSALRIIFGIGFLGALAVQGLMITQLVIDTLEHGTLSRTPLVILVLLFVTGFGLVQFIIVCLFRLLAMVEHDEIFNRRAITWVDRITVAIAAAAVLLLPFGYILAELDDAPGLVIVAMVVSLLVLGVALLVYVTRTLLARAIGFSTELDGVI is encoded by the coding sequence ATGAACCCACGCATTCTCTCAGCGCTCCGGATAATCTTCGGCATCGGCTTTCTCGGTGCCCTGGCGGTCCAAGGGCTCATGATCACACAGCTGGTGATCGACACCCTGGAGCACGGCACGCTCTCACGCACCCCACTGGTGATCCTGGTGCTCCTCTTCGTCACCGGCTTCGGCCTGGTCCAGTTCATCATCGTCTGCCTGTTCCGCCTGCTGGCCATGGTGGAACACGATGAGATCTTCAACCGGCGCGCCATCACCTGGGTGGACAGGATCACCGTGGCCATCGCCGCGGCGGCGGTGCTCCTCCTACCCTTCGGCTACATCCTCGCCGAGCTTGACGACGCCCCCGGCCTCGTCATCGTGGCCATGGTGGTCTCACTGCTCGTCCTCGGTGTGGCACTGCTCGTCTACGTCACCCGCACGCTGCTGGCCCGCGCCATCGGGTTCTCCACCGAGCTGGACGGGGTGATCTGA
- a CDS encoding exonuclease domain-containing protein encodes MFSALFGGRGRSGRTARSRRATGALKEFYEVPAPQPSTSLDELPLLAVDVETTGLKPDEHQIVSIGWVPVTGRVIELGGAGYRVIRGTEGFTVGSSAVIHRLTDDELAAGVDLEDALVELLAALKGRVLLAHFAPMEQNFLSAACLKYFDAPLQLPVVDTFAIERRHMEKMSTYPRGEDLRLARVRTRYGLPQYSNHQALTDALACAELYLAQIREVNASALKEIAE; translated from the coding sequence ATGTTCAGCGCACTCTTTGGGGGCCGGGGTCGATCCGGGCGCACGGCGCGGTCCCGGCGTGCCACGGGTGCCCTGAAGGAATTCTATGAGGTGCCCGCGCCACAACCGTCGACAAGCCTGGATGAGTTGCCCCTGCTGGCGGTTGACGTGGAGACTACCGGACTCAAACCGGACGAGCACCAGATCGTCTCGATCGGGTGGGTGCCCGTCACCGGGCGCGTCATCGAGCTCGGGGGCGCGGGGTACCGGGTGATCCGGGGTACCGAGGGGTTCACCGTGGGGTCCTCGGCGGTGATCCACCGGCTCACCGATGATGAACTGGCCGCCGGCGTGGACCTGGAGGACGCACTCGTCGAACTGCTCGCTGCGCTCAAGGGGCGGGTTCTGCTCGCGCACTTCGCCCCCATGGAGCAGAATTTCCTCTCGGCGGCGTGCCTGAAGTACTTTGATGCACCTCTGCAGCTGCCGGTGGTGGACACCTTCGCCATTGAACGTCGCCATATGGAGAAGATGTCCACCTATCCCCGGGGGGAGGATCTCCGTCTGGCGCGGGTGCGGACCCGGTACGGCCTGCCGCAGTACTCCAACCATCAGGCGCTCACCGACGCACTGGCCTGCGCCGAGTTGTACCTGGCTCAGATCCGGGAGGTCAACGCCAGTGCCTTGAAGGAGATCGCCGAATAG
- the gltX gene encoding glutamate--tRNA ligase, with protein sequence MTDVRVRFCPSPTGTPHVGLVRTALFNWAYARHTGGKLIFRIEDTDAARDSEESYAALLDAMNWLGLNWDEGVEVGGPHEPYRQSQRSDIYQDVLKKLIDAGEVYPAYSTAEEVEERHRAAGRDPKLGYDNYDRTLTEDEITAFEAEGRKPVWRLRMPEQDWKWNDLVRGEVEFKSFTQPDFVVARSNGQPLYTLVNPVDDALMEITHVLRGEDLLPSTPRQIALYEALKRIGVAKQTPVFGHLPFVMGEGNKKLSKRDPQSDLFQHRTNGIIPEGMLNYLGLLGWSLSADQDIFTVEEFVANFDIADVLGNPARFDQKKLEAINADHIRLLPAGEFEERLRAHLSEFTDFPEDYPAEKFSFAAELVQTRIKTLAEGYDLLKFLVTADEDLVLDEKAAKKNLKEAAIEPLDAGINALEAVAEWTTPNIEAALTRALIEELGLKPRVAYGALRVAISGAAVSPPLFESMELLGRESTLTRLRAARAATPYQAAE encoded by the coding sequence ATGACTGATGTTCGTGTACGTTTCTGTCCCTCACCCACCGGCACCCCACATGTGGGCCTGGTGCGCACCGCCCTGTTCAACTGGGCCTACGCCCGCCACACCGGCGGCAAGTTGATCTTCCGCATCGAGGACACCGATGCCGCACGTGACTCCGAGGAGTCCTACGCCGCGCTTCTCGACGCAATGAACTGGCTCGGCCTCAACTGGGACGAGGGTGTGGAGGTCGGTGGCCCGCATGAGCCGTACCGCCAGTCCCAGCGTTCCGACATCTACCAGGATGTGCTGAAGAAACTCATCGACGCCGGCGAGGTCTACCCCGCGTACTCCACCGCGGAGGAGGTCGAGGAGCGACATCGCGCCGCCGGCCGTGACCCGAAGCTGGGCTACGACAACTACGACCGCACCCTCACCGAGGATGAGATCACCGCCTTCGAGGCCGAGGGCCGCAAGCCGGTCTGGCGTCTGCGTATGCCGGAGCAGGACTGGAAGTGGAACGACCTGGTCCGCGGCGAGGTGGAGTTCAAGTCCTTCACCCAGCCGGACTTCGTGGTGGCACGGTCCAATGGTCAGCCGCTGTACACCCTGGTCAACCCGGTGGATGATGCCCTGATGGAGATCACCCACGTCCTGCGCGGTGAGGACCTCCTGCCGTCCACCCCGCGTCAGATCGCCCTCTACGAGGCCCTCAAGCGCATCGGCGTGGCCAAGCAGACCCCGGTCTTCGGTCATCTGCCGTTCGTGATGGGGGAGGGCAACAAGAAGCTGTCCAAGCGCGATCCCCAGTCGGACCTGTTCCAGCACCGCACCAACGGCATCATCCCGGAGGGCATGCTCAACTACCTCGGTCTGCTGGGCTGGTCCCTGTCCGCCGATCAGGACATCTTCACCGTTGAGGAGTTCGTGGCGAACTTCGATATCGCCGATGTGCTCGGCAACCCGGCCCGCTTCGACCAGAAGAAGCTTGAGGCCATCAACGCCGACCACATCCGTCTGCTTCCCGCCGGGGAGTTCGAGGAGCGTCTGCGTGCGCACCTGAGCGAGTTCACCGACTTCCCGGAGGACTACCCGGCCGAGAAATTCTCCTTCGCCGCGGAGCTGGTCCAGACCCGCATCAAGACCCTCGCTGAAGGGTATGACCTGCTGAAGTTCCTCGTCACCGCAGATGAGGATCTGGTGCTCGACGAGAAGGCCGCGAAGAAGAACCTCAAGGAGGCCGCCATCGAGCCACTGGATGCCGGCATCAATGCTCTGGAAGCTGTGGCCGAGTGGACCACACCCAATATCGAGGCGGCGCTGACCAGGGCGCTCATCGAGGAACTGGGCCTGAAGCCCCGCGTGGCCTACGGTGCCCTGCGCGTGGCCATCTCCGGTGCGGCTGTGTCCCCACCGCTGTTCGAGTCCATGGAGCTGCTGGGACGCGAGTCCACGCTGACCCGTCTGCGCGCGGCACGGGCGGCCACCCCGTACCAGGCGGCGGAGTAG
- a CDS encoding isochorismate synthase, which translates to MATPLDPQAPPTAPDFLLSRAHGSVRTQGSQETFTDPWDAVEALRGGRVEMVVGALPFERDKPAALTVPERIIREDGPLEPHAYYRRGPGSVLAARVVGMDPSPEEHLRRVDAAIRTIRNSALGKVVLARAVDIAFDPAVDPRLVAARLIDNSYNRDGFITDLTAAGPGFTGHMLVGSSPEVLIKRQGSTVTAYPLAGSAPRSEDAAEDARRADSLHSSAKNLEEHAYVVDHIRAALAPLCSRVDIPARPELTRTHEMWHLATPIAGTLKDPSTTALELAIRVHPTPAICGTPTDAAEGLIIEAESPRNFYAGAVGWCDDTGDGEYMVAIRCAEVSGDGKTARAWAGGGIVADSDAQEEFDETTAKLRTIMRSLGL; encoded by the coding sequence ATGGCTACACCCCTTGACCCCCAGGCCCCGCCCACCGCGCCGGATTTCCTCCTCTCGCGGGCGCACGGCTCGGTGCGCACCCAGGGCTCACAGGAGACCTTCACGGACCCCTGGGACGCCGTGGAGGCGCTTCGAGGGGGGCGGGTGGAGATGGTCGTGGGTGCCCTGCCGTTCGAACGGGACAAACCGGCCGCGCTGACCGTGCCGGAGCGCATCATCCGTGAGGACGGCCCCCTCGAGCCACACGCCTACTACCGCCGCGGTCCCGGGTCGGTGCTCGCCGCCCGCGTGGTCGGGATGGATCCCTCCCCCGAGGAGCATTTACGACGCGTGGATGCCGCCATCCGCACCATCCGCAATTCCGCCCTGGGCAAGGTGGTGCTGGCGCGTGCCGTCGACATCGCCTTCGATCCCGCGGTGGACCCCCGCCTGGTGGCGGCCCGCCTGATCGACAACTCCTACAACCGGGACGGTTTCATCACCGACCTCACCGCCGCCGGCCCCGGGTTCACCGGCCACATGCTGGTCGGTTCCTCCCCCGAGGTACTCATCAAACGGCAGGGTTCCACCGTCACCGCCTATCCCCTGGCCGGGTCCGCCCCACGTTCCGAGGACGCGGCCGAGGACGCCCGCCGCGCCGACAGCCTCCATTCCAGTGCCAAGAACCTGGAGGAGCACGCCTATGTGGTGGACCACATCCGGGCGGCGCTGGCACCACTGTGCTCACGGGTGGACATCCCCGCCCGCCCGGAACTGACCCGCACCCATGAGATGTGGCATCTGGCCACCCCGATCGCGGGCACCCTGAAGGATCCTTCCACCACGGCGCTGGAACTGGCGATCCGGGTCCACCCCACACCGGCGATCTGCGGCACCCCCACCGATGCCGCCGAGGGCCTGATCATCGAGGCGGAATCCCCCCGCAACTTCTACGCCGGTGCCGTGGGCTGGTGTGATGACACCGGTGACGGGGAATACATGGTGGCCATCCGCTGCGCGGAGGTCTCCGGGGATGGAAAAACCGCCCGCGCGTGGGCGGGCGGTGGGATTGTGGCTGATTCCGATGCTCAGGAGGAGTTCGACGAGACCACGGCCAAGCTGCGCACCATCATGCGCTCACTGGGCCTGTAG
- a CDS encoding helix-turn-helix domain-containing protein, whose protein sequence is MPIIVDLDVMLARRKMGVGELAERIGITPTNLSVLKNGRAKAVRFTTLEAICRELDCQPGDIIRFER, encoded by the coding sequence ATGCCGATCATCGTGGATCTCGATGTCATGCTGGCCAGGCGGAAAATGGGCGTGGGCGAACTCGCCGAGCGGATCGGGATCACCCCGACGAACCTGTCGGTGCTCAAGAACGGTCGCGCCAAGGCGGTGAGATTCACCACCCTGGAGGCGATCTGCCGGGAACTGGACTGCCAGCCCGGCGATATCATCCGCTTCGAGAGATAA
- a CDS encoding monovalent cation/H(+) antiporter subunit G — MVSDLIGAGLMILGLVFFTAGTVGLLRFPDVRSQLHALTKADNLGLGLVLLGVAIQAGEVSTAILLLLVWVLALGAASVSAQALAGVEARKVTEAPPMGGTSAGAEGDR; from the coding sequence ATGGTGTCTGACCTCATCGGCGCCGGCCTCATGATCCTCGGTCTCGTGTTCTTCACCGCGGGAACCGTCGGATTGCTCAGGTTCCCTGATGTGCGGAGTCAGCTGCATGCGCTGACAAAGGCGGACAACCTGGGACTGGGGTTGGTGCTGTTGGGGGTCGCGATCCAGGCGGGGGAGGTTTCCACCGCGATTCTGCTCCTGCTGGTCTGGGTGCTGGCGCTCGGAGCCGCCTCGGTCTCTGCACAGGCGCTCGCCGGGGTGGAGGCCCGCAAAGTGACCGAAGCCCCGCCGATGGGTGGGACGTCGGCAGGCGCGGAGGGGGATCGGTGA
- a CDS encoding MnhB domain-containing protein produces MTETLQYSSTPGVGILDIVLAVGVLLAGGMALGRRSRRGQTGAFLSLGVILSLVWLRLGSLDIAFAEAALGTGLLSAVLVWLGVHPAPEGERRRTAPAWLTASVGVLVGALLTVVAGAVLLRAEQRLPDWSAPLATELPATGVEHAITGVLLAFRGYDTLLESAVLLFAGVIVLAVGRDNGLPHVLMPQPALPSILRFYARIAAPVLLLLGLWLLFAGSSGPGGAFQSGAVLAGLLILLRTAQVDLSVLTRWWLPLLLVVGVIVFILAGLLGPVVGYPWLSWVGDWAFATILMVEVFLTAGITAGLYLLYLGLENPGRRIREVEDA; encoded by the coding sequence GTGACAGAGACCCTGCAGTATTCATCCACCCCCGGTGTCGGCATCCTGGACATCGTTCTTGCAGTGGGGGTGCTGCTGGCTGGTGGCATGGCGCTCGGCAGACGGTCCCGACGGGGCCAGACGGGAGCATTTCTGTCCCTGGGGGTGATCCTCAGTCTGGTGTGGCTCCGGCTGGGCTCCCTCGACATCGCCTTCGCGGAGGCGGCACTCGGCACCGGTCTATTGAGCGCAGTGCTGGTCTGGCTGGGAGTCCACCCGGCCCCGGAGGGGGAGAGGCGCCGAACCGCCCCCGCCTGGCTCACTGCCAGCGTCGGGGTACTCGTGGGGGCCCTCCTCACCGTGGTGGCCGGGGCGGTGCTGCTGCGGGCAGAGCAACGCCTGCCCGACTGGTCGGCCCCTCTGGCCACCGAGTTACCCGCCACCGGCGTCGAGCACGCGATCACAGGAGTGCTCCTGGCCTTCCGTGGCTACGACACGCTCCTGGAATCCGCGGTACTCCTGTTCGCCGGTGTCATAGTCCTGGCTGTGGGACGGGACAACGGGCTGCCCCACGTGCTCATGCCACAACCCGCCCTGCCGTCCATCCTCCGGTTCTACGCCCGCATCGCCGCACCCGTGCTTCTGCTGCTCGGACTGTGGCTGCTGTTCGCCGGCAGCTCCGGCCCGGGCGGGGCCTTCCAGTCGGGCGCGGTCCTTGCGGGCCTGCTGATCCTGCTGCGCACCGCCCAGGTCGACCTGTCGGTCCTGACCCGGTGGTGGCTACCGCTGCTGCTGGTAGTGGGCGTCATCGTCTTCATCCTGGCCGGCCTTCTCGGTCCCGTCGTGGGTTATCCGTGGCTGAGCTGGGTGGGGGACTGGGCGTTCGCGACGATTCTCATGGTCGAGGTGTTCCTCACCGCCGGGATCACAGCTGGTCTCTACCTCCTCTACCTCGGTCTGGAGAACCCGGGCCGGAGGATCCGGGAGGTGGAGGACGCGTGA